TCTGGTAGCCAATAGTGTATAGTGGGTCTAGCGCTGAGCCTGGATCCTGGAAGATGTATGCTATCTCAGCACCCCTTATGCGGCGTAGCTCCTCCTCACTCAGCCTCATAATGTCTATCCTCTTGCCCGGCTCTGGGTAGTAGTATATCTCGCCCTTCTCAATCCTACCAGGAGGTTGTATGAGCCTCGTTAGCGCCCTAGAGGTTACACTCTTGCCGCAGCCGGTCTCGCCAACCAGGCAGTACGTCTCGCCCCTCTCTATGCAGAAGCTTACACCGTAGATCGCCTTGACTACGCCGGCATACGTGTAGAAGTTGACGTACAGGTCGCGAACCTCGACTATGGGGTCCCGGCAGCGAAGCATACCGCCACCCATTTCACTCGCCACCCCCACCAGCTGCCTCTTCCTCAGCCTCAACCACCTTCTTCACCTTGAACTCTATGCTCCTCCTAGTCCTAGGGTCTAGTATGTCTCTCAGAGCGTCGCCGAGCAAGTTGAAGCCGAAGACTGTGAGGAATATCATTAAGCCTGGCCAGAATATTAGCCACCAAGCTCGGGGGAAGTACTGGGCTCCGTCGAATATTATCCTGCCCCAGTCAGCTAGCGGCGGGACAACACCTAGGCCTAGGTAGCTTAGTCCAGCCTCCGTGAGTATAACACCACCCATGTCCATCGTTACGTATACTAGTACAGGGCCAATCATGTTTGGCAATATGTGGCGGAACATTATGCCTAGAGTGGAGACGCCTAGAGCCCTTGCAGCCTCAACGTAAGTGTTCTCCCTTACACTAAGCACCATGCCGCGCACGAGCCTCGTATAGGATGGCCACCATACCATCCAGAGTGCAATTATTACAGATGCCAGGCTGGCAAGTGCGGGCTCATGCTCAGGCTTGACAGCGAATAGGTAGCGTAAGATGGTAGCAATGTTCGGGTACTGCTCGAAGACCCCTTGCAGCGCGTAGGGTAGCGTTGCTGAGAAGGCTATAGCTAGTATTAGCCCTGGGAACGCGAGGAATATATCGGTAATCCTCATTATAACCTCGTCAACAGCGCCGCCATAGTAGCCTGCAACGAGCCCCAACAGTATACCTATGGTTGCGCCTACGCTAACTACAAGTATTGCGACGACAAGACTTGTACGTGCACCATAGAGTATCCTGCTGTAAAGGTCTCTACCAAAGTTATCCGAGCCAAGTATGAATGTGAAGTTGCCGGGCTCCAGCCCTACCCTACGACAGTATGTGCTATTTCGTATCTCGATAGTTGTACCTGGAGGCGCTAGCTTGGATTCAAACTCGCCAGGCTTCTTGGTCTTCTCGCAGAAGATAAACTGGGTATCGTAGCTTACCGGGGCGATGTATGGCCCAATGATTGCAAGTATTACAAATGCAGCTACCAGCACGAGGCCAGTAAGGCCTAGAGGTGAACGGTTGAGCGTGTATAGCATTAGCTTCCACTCCTCGAGCCGGCCCTGGTTCTTCAGCTTCCAGCCAGGCCTAACACGGTCTATGACTATTGCAAGCCCATCAACCAGCTTGTCAGCAAGCCTATCGAGGATCTTCTTCTCGTACACGTACTCGGGCATGTGTATTCACCTCCCTCTAGTATCTCACCCTGGGGTCTATGATGGCGTAAAGTATGTCTATGATCAAGTTTATAGTCACGTATATCAGTGCTATGAATAGCACAGCTGCTATCAACACTATGTAGTCGAAGTTGTGTATCGCCCTGATCATGTACGTGCCAAGCCCCGGCAGGTTAAAGACGGTCTCAGTAATCGGCGCGCCCGCCAGGAGCCCGCCAAACATTAAGCCCAGAACTGTAACAACGGGGGTTAGCGCGTTTCGGAGCACGTGAATGTAGATTCTACCACGGGGAAAGCCACGGGCTTCCATGAAGTTTATGTATTCTCCGCTAAACGCGTCGAGGAAGCTATTCCGCACGATCCTTGTTATAAAGCCTATGCCGCCGTAGGCGAGCATGAATGCCGGCAGCCACATTCTTTTGATAAACAATACTATGTACTCGATGTCCATCTTTAGGAAGGCATCTAGTATCGGTATGCCGGTAATCCTATAGTCTGGCATTGGGAATCCTGTAAGGCTTATGAGGCCGCGTGGCTGCAGCACGAAAATTAGAAGGTAGGCTAGCCAGAAGATTGGCGTCGATATTCCGATGAGGGCGAAAGCTCTTATCACAACATCAATCCACGTATCCCTTTTGATGGCGGCTATTATGCCTAGAGGTATACCGATAGTTATTATGAATAGGAATGCGAATAGTGTTAGAGGCAGCGTAACCGTCAGCAGCTTCTCCATAATCTGATCCCAGACATTTGTGTGCGTCACAGGGCTCACAGCCTCACCACTCAGCACCTTCTTGAGAAAGAAGTAGTATTGTACATACCAGGGGTCGTTGAGGTGGTACTCCTCGATAAGCCTCTGGACAACCTCGGGGTCAGCCTTCTCGCCGCCAGCCCATAGCCTAGCTGGATTAGCTGGTATCTGTACAGCAATAATGTAGACGAGGAATGTAACACCTATCACTGTTGGCACGAACGTTATGAGTCTGCGGAGTAGGAAGCGGCGTAGATTGGCCAATTCCCTAACCCCCATTCACCCGCGCTACTGAGATGATACTTCGTACATGTTGGCTCCGGGCTCTGGGATAAGGCTGCCCCCTATTAGTGCTTCCCTGCACAAAGCCCAGTATTCAAAAATACTATTCAAAAATACTATTTAGCTTGTATCTAATTACAAAGTATATATACATTATTGAATACACGTAAAATATACAACGTTCCCACTCTAGAACCCTTCAACTACTGCCTGGAGCCATCAATTCCGCTTGCTTCGCCATAACTTCCTCCGACGTCTATACATCTGAGCACAGGGTAAAGCATAGTCAAATCCCACGCTTGCACAACAATAAAAGCTTTTTAAAGGGGCCAAGGGGTAGGCTAGAACCCGATAGAATAGGTAGCCCGTAGACATATGGGTGGGAGTTGTGGCGAGTCGTGCGGCTTTAATAGCTGGTATTGTTGTGCTTGTTGTTATTGTTGCTGGTATTGCGGTCTACTTTGCCTCCAAGCCTGAGGAGAAGCCTGCAGCACCAACCGAACAGCCAACAGAACAACCAACAACAACACCAACAGAAGAAAAGCCTGCTGAAGAGCAACCGGTACAGGCGGCAAAGCCTCAGCTTCCACCCGAGGTCAAGGTTATAGAGGTTAGCAAGGCTGTAATCGCTGTTGCACCAAAGGATGTAGCTGTCGAGGACATAGTTAACGCGATTGATACTAAGGGCAAGAAGCTGATAATTGTCCGCTACGAGGTTGATGAGGAGAACACTAAGCCGGTAGAAGAAAGTGTAGGCTTCTCCGACATAAACCCAGCATTCTATAGGAACACAACGATAGACGCACTAATCATAGCTGCGAGAAAGGAGACCAACCCCGAGATACGTGAAATGCTCTATGAAGCTGTCTACAAGCTGAGCAACTACGAGGTACCAATACTCTGGCTTGGCCAGTATATGCTTGTGCGTAGTCAGTGGAGCTGGGTGCACGGCCGCTACTATCACCCAACACTAGCTGAGCGCTACGACTTGCTATGGGAGGATCCAGCTGCGCCTGTGAAGAACCTGGAGTTTGGTGGCTACAAGAATGACCCCTCAACATACGTGATAGCAACTATAGGCTGGCCTGACACCTTCGACCCAGCAGCAGACTATGAGACCTTCGGCTGGGCGATATTCCACAACATTGGTGACACTCTAGTAACCTACTGGAAGGATGATACTAAGGAGGTTATACCAGACCTAGCTGTTGCATGGGTACACGATAAGGAAGGTACAACCTGGTACTTCGTGATACGTGGCGGTGTAAAGGCCTACGATCCATGGCACAACAAGGTCTACGATATAAGTGCTGTAGACGTGTTATTCACAATATGGCGTGTAGCGAGGCTAGGCCTAGACCCGAGCTGGATGGTTACAGAGTTCATTGACGTAAACAACTCCAAGGTGCTAACTGAGGAGGAGTTCGACCAGATACTAGCCCAGGGCGGCCTCTATGCAGACTACAAGGGCCAGACGATAGAGCCTAAGAGCTTGAAGGAGCTGCTAGAATTCTTCGGCTACGATGGTGAGACTGCTGGTGTTGTAATGCTCAAGCTATACATGCCGTACAGCCCGATACTCAGCATACTCAGCGACCCATTCCTAATAGTCATCCCGATGAAGTACTTGTTTGACAATGTCGACGAGTTGAAGGGCAAATATGAGGAGGCCCTGGAGGCAAGCCAGTACGGCAAGAACCCGGCAGCGTGGGCCAACTATATAGGCACGGGTGAGCAGGAGCCGACGCACCTCTACCTCCACAAATACCCCATTGGCACCGGGCCATACTATGTTGCCGAGTACAAGGAGGATAGCTACATAGTGCTAAAGTACAACCCATACTACTGGAACAAGAGCCTATGGTACATGGAGCCCTATGGTAAGGATGGTGTGCCAAGCCACCAGACAGTAATCTACCTTATAGCCAACGACCACGTAACAAGGCTGCAGATCTACAAGGCTGGCCAGGCCGACACAGCAGTTGTGCCGCTCGATAGGCTTGACGAAGTTAGAGACTACAAGCTGCAGGACAACCCACAGTTCAAGATAGAGGTGGAGACTGGCGGACTAGAGCCAGCGATAGTCTACATAGTGCTCAACGCTAACAAGGAGCCATTCAACAATAGGCTTGTAAGGCAGGCGTTAATGTATGCTATACCATTCGACCAGATCAAGGAGGTGGTATACTCCGGGTTCCTTGAGAGGCTATATGGTGTCATACCTGCAGGCTTCCCAGGCCACAACGATGACATAGTGATAAAGTACACGTTCGACCTAGACAAGGCTATGGAGCTGATACAGAAGAGCGGTATAGACCCAACCAAGTATAACATCGAGATCTGGTACAACGAGGGTAACGCACAGCGCGAACAGATAGCCACCCTGCTACAGCAGACATGGGGCCAGCTAGGCTTCAAGGTTGGCGTAAAGGCGCTCAACTGGCCAACGCTACTATCAAAGACCGAGAAGGGCGACTTC
This DNA window, taken from Hyperthermus butylicus DSM 5456, encodes the following:
- a CDS encoding ABC transporter permease, producing the protein MPEYVYEKKILDRLADKLVDGLAIVIDRVRPGWKLKNQGRLEEWKLMLYTLNRSPLGLTGLVLVAAFVILAIIGPYIAPVSYDTQFIFCEKTKKPGEFESKLAPPGTTIEIRNSTYCRRVGLEPGNFTFILGSDNFGRDLYSRILYGARTSLVVAILVVSVGATIGILLGLVAGYYGGAVDEVIMRITDIFLAFPGLILAIAFSATLPYALQGVFEQYPNIATILRYLFAVKPEHEPALASLASVIIALWMVWWPSYTRLVRGMVLSVRENTYVEAARALGVSTLGIMFRHILPNMIGPVLVYVTMDMGGVILTEAGLSYLGLGVVPPLADWGRIIFDGAQYFPRAWWLIFWPGLMIFLTVFGFNLLGDALRDILDPRTRRSIEFKVKKVVEAEEEAAGGGGE
- a CDS encoding ABC transporter permease, which gives rise to MANLRRFLLRRLITFVPTVIGVTFLVYIIAVQIPANPARLWAGGEKADPEVVQRLIEEYHLNDPWYVQYYFFLKKVLSGEAVSPVTHTNVWDQIMEKLLTVTLPLTLFAFLFIITIGIPLGIIAAIKRDTWIDVVIRAFALIGISTPIFWLAYLLIFVLQPRGLISLTGFPMPDYRITGIPILDAFLKMDIEYIVLFIKRMWLPAFMLAYGGIGFITRIVRNSFLDAFSGEYINFMEARGFPRGRIYIHVLRNALTPVVTVLGLMFGGLLAGAPITETVFNLPGLGTYMIRAIHNFDYIVLIAAVLFIALIYVTINLIIDILYAIIDPRVRY
- a CDS encoding ABC transporter substrate-binding protein; the encoded protein is MGVVASRAALIAGIVVLVVIVAGIAVYFASKPEEKPAAPTEQPTEQPTTTPTEEKPAEEQPVQAAKPQLPPEVKVIEVSKAVIAVAPKDVAVEDIVNAIDTKGKKLIIVRYEVDEENTKPVEESVGFSDINPAFYRNTTIDALIIAARKETNPEIREMLYEAVYKLSNYEVPILWLGQYMLVRSQWSWVHGRYYHPTLAERYDLLWEDPAAPVKNLEFGGYKNDPSTYVIATIGWPDTFDPAADYETFGWAIFHNIGDTLVTYWKDDTKEVIPDLAVAWVHDKEGTTWYFVIRGGVKAYDPWHNKVYDISAVDVLFTIWRVARLGLDPSWMVTEFIDVNNSKVLTEEEFDQILAQGGLYADYKGQTIEPKSLKELLEFFGYDGETAGVVMLKLYMPYSPILSILSDPFLIVIPMKYLFDNVDELKGKYEEALEASQYGKNPAAWANYIGTGEQEPTHLYLHKYPIGTGPYYVAEYKEDSYIVLKYNPYYWNKSLWYMEPYGKDGVPSHQTVIYLIANDHVTRLQIYKAGQADTAVVPLDRLDEVRDYKLQDNPQFKIEVETGGLEPAIVYIVLNANKEPFNNRLVRQALMYAIPFDQIKEVVYSGFLERLYGVIPAGFPGHNDDIVIKYTFDLDKAMELIQKSGIDPTKYNIEIWYNEGNAQREQIATLLQQTWGQLGFKVGVKALNWPTLLSKTEKGDFDVYIIGWAPDYLDPDNYAGPLFYGGTRFSFLEVVVPEQG